One Strigops habroptila isolate Jane chromosome 19, bStrHab1.2.pri, whole genome shotgun sequence genomic window carries:
- the ARHGAP27 gene encoding rho GTPase-activating protein 27 isoform X4 gives MERLRGAEAEQGAPSMVPTHPKGVGSCPHPFPAPYPTGGGAGAAMEAAVPAEEALVLVEYGFEYRAKDGTLVSIKPNERYVLLKRTNHHWWHVKKSGDTRPFYIPAQYVKELPPIATPAPLDPSAPGYTSMDPATLVPQQPPAYEYRFISATKTEEPDRGCSVPRRDSVPRRDSPPVLSSFRAPPSLRPDPTDPVRPSHSLDDLARVTPAPRGATAMGSHRDPPGHTRPLSKSRSETLCAPSRDRDMAKGRPGSGHAAQTQPEPEEPPAPIYLNLQELREAAAAASSAPEDPVSSGLDWETHTDTDTGHLFYYNPVTGETTWDCPFGQAGDGVSPAASPASSLAHSPRCSEWEQHVDEGSGQAFFYNWVTGETSWDPPDTGGTQDMHPGGTRYGAMEQRPPTPEADYPNLSPDELESYPKYCSPMGSYEQEAALCVSPRSPEELGLAPGWFGHSHPEGSVFCPEHLASDMGPWGHPARASSGSSLDSGVLTVSPTLGTREEKLKSLEKAGVLNRTRTVDRGKRIRKNWSSSWTVLEGGILTFFKDSKHSAAGALQRHPSTLTTPEHTVELRGATLAWAGRDKSSKKHVLELRTREGSEFLIQHDSDGIIAAWHKAIADSIGRLGTDLSGDEDAESGAEFGSREKLGSGEEKRAAMGSTSSESDSSRVRNKLRKFLQRRPTLQSLRERGYIKDQVFGCSLQALCERERGTVPRFVLQCIQTVERRGLDIDGLYRVSGNLATIQKLRYKVEHDEQLDLDDGRWEDIHVVTGALKLFLRELPEPLIPFSHFEQFITAIRLLSTRRRTACRCRASPSSSAPRCCGRPARRATWPCTWSSRTR, from the exons ATGGAACGGCTGCGTGGGGCTGAGGCTGAGCAGGGAGCCCCCAGCATGGTTCCCACACACCCCAAAGGGGTTGGGAGCTGCCCTCACCCCTTCCCTGCCCCGTATCCCACAGGCGGAGGTGCTGGCGCAGCCATGGAGGCGGCGGTGCCCGCAGAGGAGGCGCTGGTGCTGGTAGAATATGGCTTTGAGTACCGAGCCAAGGACGGGACCTTGGTCTCCATCAAGCCAAACGAGCGCTATGTCCTGCTGAAGCGAACCAACCACCACTGGTGGCACGTCAAGAAGAGCGGGGACACGCGGCCCTTCTACATCCCTGCCCAGTACGTGAAGGAGCTGCCCCCCATCGCCACCCCGGCCCCGCTTGACCCGTCCGCACCAGGATACACCAGCATGGATCCGGCCACACTCGTCCCACAGCAACCACCAGCCTACGAGTATCGGTTCATCAGCGCCACCAAGACAGAGGAGCCCGACAGAGGCTGCTCCGTGCCCAGGAGGGACTCGGTGCCCAGGAGGGACTCGCCGCCGGTTCTCAGCTCTTTTCGAGCCCCCCCGAGCCTCAGACCCGACCCCACGGACCCCGTACGACCCTCACACTCCCTGGATGACCTGGCACGGGTGACACCAGCACCACGCGGTGCCACCGCCATGGGCTCACACAGGGACCCCCCTGGACACACTCGTCCCCTCAGCAAGAGCCGCTCCGAGACCCTCTGTGCCCCCAGCAGGGACCGGGACATGGCCAAGGGGAGGCCGGGCTCCGGCCATGCGGCTCAG ACACAGCCGGAGCCGGAGGAGCCACCTGCCCCCATCTACCTCAACCTCCAGGAGCTGCGGGAAGCAGCCGCAGCCGCCAGCTCAGCCCCGGAGGACCCCGTCAGCTCCGGGTTGGATTGGGAAACCCACACGGACACGGACACTGGACACTTGTTTTACTATAACCCAGTGACGGGCGAGACCACGTGGGATTGTCCCTTTGGGCAGGCAGGAGATGGAGTGAGTCCCGCGGCCTCTCCCGCCTCCTCGCTCGCGCACAGCCCGCGGTGTTCCGAGTGGGAGCAGCACGTGGATGAAGGCAGCGGACAGGCTTTTTTCTATAATTGGGTGACAGGTGAGACGTCGTGGGACCCCCCCGACACCGGAGGAACCCAGGACATGCACCCCGGGGGGACGCGGTACGGAGCCATGGAGCAGAGG CCACCCACTCCAGAAGCGGATTATCCCAACCTGTCTCCAGATGAGCTGGAGAGTTATCCCAAGTACTGCTCACCCATGGGCTCCTACgagcaggaggcagctctcTGTGTGTCTCCGAGGAGCCCCGAGGAGCTGGGCTTAGCCCCAGGCTGGTTCGGGCACAGCCACCCTGAGGGGAGCGTGTTCTGCCCCGAGCACCTCGCCTCTGACATG GGGCCATGGGGCCACCCAGCCCGGGCCAGCAGCGGCTCCAGCCTGGACAGCGGGGTCCTCACCGTGTCACCAACACTGGGAACCAGGGAGGAGAAG TTGAAGAGCCTCGAAAAAGCCGGGGTGCTCAATCGGACCAGGACTGTGGACAGGGGGAAGCGGATCCG gaaGAACTGGAGCTCCTCCTGGACTGTGCTGGAGGGCGGGATCCTCACCTTCTTCAAGGACTCCAAGCACTCGGCTGCTGGCGCCTTG cagcggcaccccagcaccctgaccACCCCCGAGCACACAGTGGAGCTGCGCGGGGCCACCCTCGCCTGGGCCGGCAGGGACAAGTCCAGCAAGAAGCACGTCCTGGAG CTGAGGACGCGGGAGGGCTCCGAGTTCCTCATCCAGCACGACTCTGATGGGATCATCGCTGCCTGGCACAAGGCGATCGCCGACAGCATCGGCAGGCTG ggcaCCGACCTCTCTGGAGACGAGGATGCTGAGAGCGGGGCTGAGTTCGGCTCCCGGGAGAAGCTGGGAAGTGGTGAGGAGAAGAGGGCAG CAATGGGCAGTACCAGCAGCGAGAGCGACTCCAGCAGAGTCCGGAACAAGCTCCGCAAGTTCCTGCAGAGGCGGCCGACGCTGCAGTCCCTGCGCGAGAGGGGCTACATCAAag ACCAGGTTTTCGGCTGCTCCCTGCAGGCGCTGTGCGAGCGGGAGCGGGGCACGGTGCCACGCTTCGTCCTGCAGTGCATCCAGACCGTGGAGAGGAGAG GTCTGGACATCGATGGGCTGTACCGGGTCAGTGGCAACCTGGCCACCATCCAGAAACTGCGCTACAAAGTGGAGCATG acGAGCAGCTGGACCTGGATGACGGGCGCTGGGAGGACATCCACGTGGTCACGGGCGCGCTGAAGCTCTTCCTCCGCGAGCTGCCTGAGCCACTCATCCCCTTCAGCCACTTCGAGCAGTTCATCACTGCCATCA GGTTATTGAGTACAAGGAGGAGAACCGCATGTCGGTGCAGAGCATCGCCATCGTCTTCGGCCCCACGCTGCTGCGGCCGGCCAGCGAGGAGGGCAACATGGCCATGCACATGGTCTTCCAGAACCAGGTAG
- the ARHGAP27 gene encoding rho GTPase-activating protein 27 isoform X2, producing MERLRGAEAEQGAPSMVPTHPKGVGSCPHPFPAPYPTGGGAGAAMEAAVPAEEALVLVEYGFEYRAKDGTLVSIKPNERYVLLKRTNHHWWHVKKSGDTRPFYIPAQYVKELPPIATPAPLDPSAPGYTSMDPATLVPQQPPAYEYRFISATKTEEPDRGCSVPRRDSVPRRDSPPVLSSFRAPPSLRPDPTDPVRPSHSLDDLARVTPAPRGATAMGSHRDPPGHTRPLSKSRSETLCAPSRDRDMAKGRPGSGHAAQTQPEPEEPPAPIYLNLQELREAAAAASSAPEDPVSSGLDWETHTDTDTGHLFYYNPVTGETTWDCPFGQAGDGAFFYNWVTGETSWDPPDTGGTQDMHPGGTRYGAMEQRPPTPEADYPNLSPDELESYPKYCSPMGSYEQEAALCVSPRSPEELGLAPGWFGHSHPEGSVFCPEHLASDMGPWGHPARASSGSSLDSGVLTVSPTLGTREEKLKSLEKAGVLNRTRTVDRGKRIRKNWSSSWTVLEGGILTFFKDSKHSAAGALQRHPSTLTTPEHTVELRGATLAWAGRDKSSKKHVLELRTREGSEFLIQHDSDGIIAAWHKAIADSIGRLGTDLSGDEDAESGAEFGSREKLGSGEEKRAAMGSTSSESDSSRVRNKLRKFLQRRPTLQSLRERGYIKDQVFGCSLQALCERERGTVPRFVLQCIQTVERRGLDIDGLYRVSGNLATIQKLRYKVEHDEQLDLDDGRWEDIHVVTGALKLFLRELPEPLIPFSHFEQFITAIKMQDPARRGRCIRELVSSLPPAHHDTMQVLFHHLCRVIEYKEENRMSVQSIAIVFGPTLLRPASEEGNMAMHMVFQNQVVEHILNQYSYIFPDG from the exons ATGGAACGGCTGCGTGGGGCTGAGGCTGAGCAGGGAGCCCCCAGCATGGTTCCCACACACCCCAAAGGGGTTGGGAGCTGCCCTCACCCCTTCCCTGCCCCGTATCCCACAGGCGGAGGTGCTGGCGCAGCCATGGAGGCGGCGGTGCCCGCAGAGGAGGCGCTGGTGCTGGTAGAATATGGCTTTGAGTACCGAGCCAAGGACGGGACCTTGGTCTCCATCAAGCCAAACGAGCGCTATGTCCTGCTGAAGCGAACCAACCACCACTGGTGGCACGTCAAGAAGAGCGGGGACACGCGGCCCTTCTACATCCCTGCCCAGTACGTGAAGGAGCTGCCCCCCATCGCCACCCCGGCCCCGCTTGACCCGTCCGCACCAGGATACACCAGCATGGATCCGGCCACACTCGTCCCACAGCAACCACCAGCCTACGAGTATCGGTTCATCAGCGCCACCAAGACAGAGGAGCCCGACAGAGGCTGCTCCGTGCCCAGGAGGGACTCGGTGCCCAGGAGGGACTCGCCGCCGGTTCTCAGCTCTTTTCGAGCCCCCCCGAGCCTCAGACCCGACCCCACGGACCCCGTACGACCCTCACACTCCCTGGATGACCTGGCACGGGTGACACCAGCACCACGCGGTGCCACCGCCATGGGCTCACACAGGGACCCCCCTGGACACACTCGTCCCCTCAGCAAGAGCCGCTCCGAGACCCTCTGTGCCCCCAGCAGGGACCGGGACATGGCCAAGGGGAGGCCGGGCTCCGGCCATGCGGCTCAG ACACAGCCGGAGCCGGAGGAGCCACCTGCCCCCATCTACCTCAACCTCCAGGAGCTGCGGGAAGCAGCCGCAGCCGCCAGCTCAGCCCCGGAGGACCCCGTCAGCTCCGGGTTGGATTGGGAAACCCACACGGACACGGACACTGGACACTTGTTTTACTATAACCCAGTGACGGGCGAGACCACGTGGGATTGTCCCTTTGGGCAGGCAGGAGATGGA GCTTTTTTCTATAATTGGGTGACAGGTGAGACGTCGTGGGACCCCCCCGACACCGGAGGAACCCAGGACATGCACCCCGGGGGGACGCGGTACGGAGCCATGGAGCAGAGG CCACCCACTCCAGAAGCGGATTATCCCAACCTGTCTCCAGATGAGCTGGAGAGTTATCCCAAGTACTGCTCACCCATGGGCTCCTACgagcaggaggcagctctcTGTGTGTCTCCGAGGAGCCCCGAGGAGCTGGGCTTAGCCCCAGGCTGGTTCGGGCACAGCCACCCTGAGGGGAGCGTGTTCTGCCCCGAGCACCTCGCCTCTGACATG GGGCCATGGGGCCACCCAGCCCGGGCCAGCAGCGGCTCCAGCCTGGACAGCGGGGTCCTCACCGTGTCACCAACACTGGGAACCAGGGAGGAGAAG TTGAAGAGCCTCGAAAAAGCCGGGGTGCTCAATCGGACCAGGACTGTGGACAGGGGGAAGCGGATCCG gaaGAACTGGAGCTCCTCCTGGACTGTGCTGGAGGGCGGGATCCTCACCTTCTTCAAGGACTCCAAGCACTCGGCTGCTGGCGCCTTG cagcggcaccccagcaccctgaccACCCCCGAGCACACAGTGGAGCTGCGCGGGGCCACCCTCGCCTGGGCCGGCAGGGACAAGTCCAGCAAGAAGCACGTCCTGGAG CTGAGGACGCGGGAGGGCTCCGAGTTCCTCATCCAGCACGACTCTGATGGGATCATCGCTGCCTGGCACAAGGCGATCGCCGACAGCATCGGCAGGCTG ggcaCCGACCTCTCTGGAGACGAGGATGCTGAGAGCGGGGCTGAGTTCGGCTCCCGGGAGAAGCTGGGAAGTGGTGAGGAGAAGAGGGCAG CAATGGGCAGTACCAGCAGCGAGAGCGACTCCAGCAGAGTCCGGAACAAGCTCCGCAAGTTCCTGCAGAGGCGGCCGACGCTGCAGTCCCTGCGCGAGAGGGGCTACATCAAag ACCAGGTTTTCGGCTGCTCCCTGCAGGCGCTGTGCGAGCGGGAGCGGGGCACGGTGCCACGCTTCGTCCTGCAGTGCATCCAGACCGTGGAGAGGAGAG GTCTGGACATCGATGGGCTGTACCGGGTCAGTGGCAACCTGGCCACCATCCAGAAACTGCGCTACAAAGTGGAGCATG acGAGCAGCTGGACCTGGATGACGGGCGCTGGGAGGACATCCACGTGGTCACGGGCGCGCTGAAGCTCTTCCTCCGCGAGCTGCCTGAGCCACTCATCCCCTTCAGCCACTTCGAGCAGTTCATCACTGCCATCA AGATGCAGGacccggcgcggcggggccggtgcATCCGTGAGCTGGTGTCGTCCCTCCCGCCCGCCCACCACGACACCATGCAGGTCCTGTTCCACCACCTCTGCAG GGTTATTGAGTACAAGGAGGAGAACCGCATGTCGGTGCAGAGCATCGCCATCGTCTTCGGCCCCACGCTGCTGCGGCCGGCCAGCGAGGAGGGCAACATGGCCATGCACATGGTCTTCCAGAACCAGGTAGTGGAGCACATCCTGAACCAGTACAGCTACATCTTCCCCGACGGCTAG